The Heyndrickxia vini genome contains a region encoding:
- the pcrA gene encoding DNA helicase PcrA yields MQFLTDRLLNGLNPEQQEAVKTTDGPLLLMAGAGSGKTRVLTHRVAYLMVEKGVNPYNILAITFTNKAAKEMKERIGTIMGGAAEDVWISTFHSMCVRILRRDIDRIGFNRNFTILDPTDQQSVVKGILKDKNIDPKKFDARSILGTISSAKNELVDPEEYSKLVGGYYEQVVSDVYEEYQKRLRKNQALDFDDLIMMTIHLFQRVPEVLEFYQRKFQYIHVDEYQDTNRAQYMLVKMLASRFQNLCVVGDSDQSIYRWRGADIANILSFEKDYPRAKVILLEQNYRSTKRILQAANEVIKNNANRKPKNLWTENEDGPKIVYYRADSEQTEAQYVAGKIKEITNSGQRKLSDIAILYRTNAQSRVIEEVLLKSNIEYNIVGGIKFYDRKEIKDILAYLRLIANPNDDISLQRVINVPKRGIGATSFDKIARYAADHDLSIMDALKEIDFIGVSPKIANAANGFYELIKGYTGMQEYLSVTELVEEVLEKSGYREMLKAEKTIESQSRLENIDEFLSVTKNFEEANDDKSLVAFLTDLALVADIDRLDEEETKNETCVLMTLHSAKGLEFPVVFLIGLEEGVFPHSRSLMEEAEMEEERRLAYVGITRAEEELFLTNAGMRTLFGRTNMNPVSRFISEIPEDILEPVQKEARQINKPFGSARKPATNRPVMRPVTASTGGSEVFWVVGDKAEHKKWGIGTVVSVKGEGKSVELDIAFPSPVGIKRLLAEFAPITKV; encoded by the coding sequence ATGCAATTTTTAACAGATCGACTTTTAAATGGTCTTAATCCCGAGCAACAAGAAGCCGTAAAAACAACGGACGGACCACTTTTGTTAATGGCTGGTGCTGGAAGTGGAAAAACCCGTGTTCTTACCCATCGGGTTGCTTATTTAATGGTGGAAAAGGGCGTCAATCCTTATAATATTTTAGCGATTACCTTCACGAATAAAGCAGCGAAAGAAATGAAGGAACGGATTGGAACTATCATGGGTGGAGCTGCCGAAGATGTATGGATTTCCACTTTCCACTCGATGTGTGTTCGTATTTTAAGACGAGATATCGATCGAATTGGTTTTAATCGTAATTTTACAATTTTGGACCCAACGGACCAACAATCAGTGGTAAAAGGAATCTTAAAAGATAAAAATATTGATCCGAAGAAATTTGATGCTAGGTCTATTCTCGGAACAATTAGCAGCGCCAAAAATGAATTAGTTGACCCGGAAGAGTACTCTAAACTTGTCGGAGGATATTACGAACAAGTAGTCAGTGATGTATATGAAGAATACCAAAAACGTCTTCGTAAAAATCAAGCATTAGATTTTGATGACTTAATTATGATGACAATTCATTTATTTCAGCGTGTGCCGGAAGTATTAGAATTCTACCAACGGAAATTTCAATACATTCACGTGGATGAGTATCAGGATACGAACCGTGCTCAATACATGCTTGTGAAAATGCTTGCATCACGTTTTCAAAATCTTTGTGTTGTCGGTGATTCGGATCAATCGATATATCGTTGGCGTGGAGCAGATATTGCTAACATCTTGTCGTTTGAAAAAGATTATCCCCGCGCAAAAGTAATCTTATTAGAGCAAAATTATCGTTCAACGAAGCGAATCCTCCAGGCCGCTAATGAGGTTATTAAAAATAATGCAAACCGTAAACCGAAAAATTTATGGACGGAAAACGAAGATGGACCGAAAATCGTATACTACCGTGCAGATAGTGAACAAACGGAAGCACAATATGTTGCAGGGAAAATTAAAGAAATAACCAATTCAGGTCAGCGGAAACTTTCCGATATCGCCATCCTTTATCGTACAAATGCACAATCACGTGTTATCGAGGAAGTTCTGTTAAAATCAAATATTGAATATAACATTGTCGGGGGAATCAAATTCTATGACCGTAAAGAAATCAAGGATATATTGGCTTATCTACGGTTAATTGCAAATCCAAATGATGATATTAGTTTACAACGGGTGATAAATGTTCCTAAACGGGGGATTGGTGCGACTTCCTTTGATAAAATCGCCAGATATGCAGCTGATCACGACCTCTCGATTATGGATGCATTAAAGGAAATCGATTTTATCGGCGTGAGTCCGAAAATCGCCAATGCGGCCAATGGATTTTACGAGTTGATTAAAGGGTATACTGGAATGCAGGAATACCTCTCTGTCACAGAATTAGTTGAAGAAGTGTTGGAGAAGTCAGGTTATCGAGAAATGTTAAAAGCAGAAAAAACCATTGAATCGCAAAGCAGACTTGAAAATATCGATGAATTTTTATCGGTAACAAAGAATTTTGAAGAAGCTAATGATGATAAGAGCTTGGTAGCCTTTTTAACAGATCTTGCCCTTGTTGCAGATATTGATCGACTAGATGAGGAAGAAACAAAAAATGAAACATGTGTATTAATGACTTTACACTCTGCTAAGGGACTAGAATTCCCTGTTGTATTCTTAATTGGGCTGGAAGAAGGTGTCTTTCCACATAGCCGCTCTCTTATGGAAGAAGCTGAGATGGAAGAGGAGCGTCGTCTTGCCTATGTAGGAATTACGAGGGCAGAGGAGGAACTATTCCTAACAAATGCGGGGATGCGTACATTATTTGGACGTACGAATATGAATCCTGTTTCACGCTTTATTAGTGAAATTCCCGAAGATATACTTGAACCTGTTCAAAAAGAAGCGAGACAAATTAATAAGCCATTCGGTTCCGCGCGTAAACCTGCTACGAATCGTCCTGTGATGAGACCTGTAACAGCTAGTACAGGTGGCAGTGAAGTTTTTTGGGTAGTAGGCGATAAAGCAGAACATAAAAAATGGGGAATTGGTACAGTTGTTAGCGTAAAAGGGGAAGGGAAAAGTG
- a CDS encoding heptaprenylglyceryl phosphate synthase: MYDVREWRHAFKLDPNKDISDENLEKICESGTSAIIIGGSDGVTLENVLNLMSRVRRYTVPCVLEVSTIESITPGFDLYFIPTILNTTDAKWIKGIHHEAVKEYGVLMNWDELIVEGYCILNDDCKVANLTGANTDLDEEDVVAYAMMAEHLFKMPIFYLEYSGKYGDIELVKAAKAQLNQTKLFYGGGISTAAQAKEMGQFADVIVIGNALYENLEEALKTVKAVKI; the protein is encoded by the coding sequence ATGTATGACGTTCGCGAGTGGCGCCACGCCTTTAAATTAGATCCTAATAAGGATATATCGGATGAAAATTTAGAAAAAATATGTGAATCAGGAACAAGTGCAATCATTATTGGTGGATCAGATGGAGTCACATTGGAAAATGTTCTAAATTTAATGTCTCGAGTAAGAAGATATACAGTACCATGTGTGTTAGAAGTTTCTACGATTGAATCTATCACACCGGGTTTTGATTTATATTTTATCCCAACAATACTTAACACGACAGATGCTAAGTGGATTAAGGGGATTCATCATGAAGCGGTAAAAGAATATGGGGTTTTAATGAATTGGGATGAGCTCATCGTTGAAGGCTACTGCATTTTAAATGATGATTGTAAAGTAGCTAATCTAACTGGAGCAAATACTGATTTGGATGAAGAGGATGTTGTTGCTTACGCAATGATGGCTGAGCATTTATTTAAAATGCCTATTTTTTATTTAGAATATAGCGGAAAATATGGTGATATTGAACTTGTAAAAGCCGCAAAGGCTCAATTAAATCAAACGAAATTGTTTTATGGCGGGGGAATTTCCACTGCAGCACAAGCGAAAGAAATGGGTCAATTTGCGGATGTAATTGTTATTGGCAATGCTTTGTATGAAAATTTAGAGGAAGCACTGAAAACAGTCAAAGCCGTAAAGATTTAA